Proteins encoded together in one Desulfosporosinus meridiei DSM 13257 window:
- a CDS encoding DsrE/DsrF/DrsH-like family protein, translating into MNKKMNLLVFSGDYDKALAALILANSARELDVDVTMFFAFWGLCLVRDPEKATSDDKTLYEKMFGMVTPKGPEELPLSRMNMVGLGKQMLLEMMEDDKAPSLTDFLNGARKKGVKFYGCKLSVDVMGFKPEELLPEVEIITAKEYLSDALDSDMQLFI; encoded by the coding sequence TTGAACAAGAAAATGAATCTACTTGTGTTTAGCGGAGACTATGATAAAGCTCTAGCAGCACTGATACTAGCTAATTCTGCCCGAGAATTGGATGTAGATGTGACAATGTTTTTTGCATTTTGGGGGCTCTGTCTAGTTCGCGATCCGGAAAAGGCTACATCAGATGACAAAACTCTTTACGAAAAAATGTTTGGAATGGTTACACCTAAAGGGCCTGAAGAATTACCTCTTTCACGGATGAACATGGTTGGCCTCGGAAAACAAATGCTTCTTGAAATGATGGAAGATGACAAAGCACCTTCATTAACCGACTTTCTCAATGGAGCCCGGAAAAAGGGAGTAAAGTTCTACGGCTGTAAACTATCTGTTGACGTAATGGGCTTTAAACCTGAGGAACTACTGCCGGAAGTTGAAATTATAACAGCCAAAGAATATCTATCCGATGCTCTTGACTCAGACATGCAGCTATTTATATAA
- a CDS encoding viroplasmin family protein, with product MAKKNYYSVKQGHKTGIFNNWPECQASVKGYKGAIYKGFETKPEALEWLNNSISPNHKESTSFNLHDSSINNVDYEVYTDGSFVNGKYSYGYAFVKDGEVVLESNGVGEDLEAAAMRNVAGEIAAVQHAVEKAKSLNVRIRIFHDYSGISHWVTGDWQAKNKFTQAYVKFMREHQGLYEFQKVAGHSGDRFNDYVDQLAKKALGIGSK from the coding sequence TTGGCTAAAAAAAACTATTATAGTGTTAAACAAGGTCACAAGACAGGCATCTTTAATAATTGGCCCGAATGTCAAGCATCCGTTAAAGGGTATAAAGGTGCAATCTATAAAGGATTTGAAACAAAGCCTGAAGCACTTGAATGGTTAAATAACTCAATAAGTCCGAACCATAAGGAAAGCACAAGTTTTAATCTACACGATTCTTCGATTAACAATGTTGACTATGAGGTCTATACTGATGGTAGCTTTGTAAACGGAAAATATTCTTATGGTTATGCGTTTGTTAAAGATGGGGAAGTGGTTCTCGAAAGTAATGGGGTTGGAGAAGATCTAGAGGCCGCCGCCATGAGGAATGTTGCGGGAGAAATCGCAGCGGTACAACATGCTGTAGAAAAAGCAAAATCATTAAACGTTCGGATACGGATTTTTCATGATTACTCAGGTATTTCTCATTGGGTTACTGGGGATTGGCAAGCAAAAAATAAATTCACTCAAGCGTACGTTAAGTTCATGAGAGAGCATCAAGGTTTATATGAGTTTCAAAAAGTTGCTGGTCATAGCGGTGATCGTTTTAACGATTACGTAGACCAGTTAGCAAAGAAGGCTCTGGGGATAGGATCAAAGTAA
- a CDS encoding AbrB/MazE/SpoVT family DNA-binding domain-containing protein produces the protein METYRVKVGTKGEIILPKELRELFGLVEEDTLDLCVDSEGKVFVRTAERSVRPLSDFFEDLIISDLLAEGCNGDCLKHKLLEHKLKLSTVLDRLSEEAHRAHKNGQCIRWWEAQALSSLGIHKTDRGPFNVMITTRGVHDLVVLRKEELKEIPAVFECLEQDPFAFKRLRGPFYETYRVSFRCGTKEHRVVYTIFSQENLIVILTVGAREVIYDRLNGIA, from the coding sequence ATGGAAACCTATCGGGTAAAGGTTGGAACAAAAGGAGAAATAATTTTACCCAAAGAACTACGTGAACTATTTGGACTAGTAGAAGAAGATACCCTAGATTTATGTGTCGATTCTGAAGGAAAAGTATTTGTACGAACAGCTGAACGCTCAGTTCGACCACTCTCAGATTTCTTTGAAGACTTAATTATTAGCGATTTACTGGCAGAAGGCTGTAATGGGGATTGTCTTAAACACAAATTATTAGAGCATAAGCTTAAGTTGAGCACTGTCCTAGATCGTTTATCGGAAGAAGCCCATAGAGCCCATAAAAATGGTCAATGTATTAGGTGGTGGGAAGCTCAAGCTTTATCATCACTGGGAATTCACAAGACTGATAGAGGACCATTCAATGTCATGATTACTACCCGGGGTGTTCATGATCTAGTAGTTCTGCGTAAGGAAGAACTCAAGGAAATACCAGCAGTTTTTGAATGCTTAGAACAAGATCCGTTTGCTTTTAAGCGACTTCGCGGGCCATTTTATGAAACTTATCGAGTATCTTTCCGCTGTGGTACTAAGGAACACCGAGTTGTTTACACTATCTTTTCTCAAGAAAATTTAATTGTAATTTTGACTGTAGGTGCTCGAGAGGTTATATATGACCGACTTAACGGTATAGCCTAA
- a CDS encoding methyl-accepting chemotaxis protein — MKSVLDIFSKRQPCDETNYIFKYVEDKFKGIDAVEPKLEYPIHRRMVGHFVKLFNNERQMANSAKKLLNIAAVLSSFDVNMSHIAQKLIDFAKKMALLSESNLAVVEQTNAGMSEVNSTVEKTSKTLSQLSEASEDLVRNNHISLNQLKEVNELKDNVMLDANIMGEKIAQLVEMANRVNEIVLGVGEIAEQTNLLALNASIEAARAGENGRGFSVVAEEIRKLADDTKRSLEGMRSFVGNIQTAAQEGKQSMDNTMSLTEKMSLKIETITDTMEKNVEMLQTTIRDVQFINQSMEGIKIATNEINQAMEVSSRDAEELTMMTKIIHSDALASAESAKEIAIIDDEISSIVKEQMSSLIGSSNALNNEEFLATIIEAKKAHTKWLENLKKIVTDMKIYPLQTDGTKCAFGHFYHAVQVSHCSIAEEWNKIEAIHNDLHKIGQIGIEAVKAGQHVSAQESYSKAEALSKSIFTQLDKVTAEVEDMSTKGISLFGSTEIDQSCNGKCAEC, encoded by the coding sequence ATGAAAAGTGTGCTCGATATTTTTTCTAAGAGACAACCCTGTGATGAAACAAATTATATTTTTAAATATGTTGAAGACAAATTCAAAGGTATTGATGCAGTCGAACCAAAGCTTGAATATCCAATCCATAGGAGGATGGTGGGGCACTTTGTAAAACTATTTAATAATGAACGTCAAATGGCTAATTCAGCAAAGAAACTATTGAATATTGCAGCTGTTTTAAGTAGCTTTGACGTAAATATGTCGCATATTGCTCAAAAGCTTATTGATTTTGCAAAGAAAATGGCCCTTTTAAGTGAGTCAAATCTAGCAGTTGTAGAACAAACTAATGCTGGGATGAGTGAGGTGAATTCGACGGTGGAAAAAACCTCGAAGACATTATCCCAGTTATCTGAAGCTTCAGAAGATCTTGTTCGAAATAATCATATTAGTTTAAATCAACTTAAGGAAGTAAATGAACTGAAAGACAATGTTATGCTTGATGCTAATATTATGGGTGAAAAAATCGCTCAATTAGTTGAAATGGCTAACAGAGTTAATGAAATAGTCCTCGGGGTGGGGGAGATAGCGGAACAAACAAATTTACTAGCTCTTAACGCTTCAATTGAGGCAGCGCGTGCTGGAGAAAACGGACGTGGTTTTTCTGTTGTTGCTGAAGAAATTCGTAAATTGGCAGATGACACAAAAAGAAGCCTCGAAGGCATGAGGTCTTTCGTTGGAAACATTCAAACTGCTGCCCAAGAAGGTAAGCAAAGCATGGATAATACAATGTCTTTAACCGAAAAAATGAGCCTAAAGATTGAAACTATCACTGATACTATGGAAAAAAATGTGGAAATGCTGCAAACAACTATCCGAGATGTACAGTTTATTAATCAATCAATGGAAGGTATAAAAATTGCAACTAATGAAATTAATCAGGCTATGGAAGTGTCGAGCCGTGATGCTGAGGAGTTGACTATGATGACCAAAATCATTCATAGTGACGCCCTAGCTAGCGCTGAATCAGCTAAAGAAATTGCTATTATTGATGACGAAATATCTAGTATTGTTAAGGAGCAGATGAGTTCATTAATTGGCAGTAGTAATGCTTTAAACAACGAAGAATTTCTTGCTACTATTATCGAGGCTAAAAAGGCGCATACCAAATGGTTGGAAAACTTGAAGAAAATAGTTACTGATATGAAGATTTATCCGCTGCAGACAGATGGGACTAAATGCGCTTTCGGGCATTTTTACCATGCAGTCCAAGTGTCCCACTGTTCCATAGCTGAAGAGTGGAATAAAATTGAAGCTATTCATAATGATTTGCATAAAATAGGGCAAATTGGAATTGAGGCGGTAAAAGCAGGGCAACATGTAAGTGCTCAAGAATCCTATAGCAAGGCAGAAGCCTTATCAAAAAGTATTTTCACCCAACTGGATAAGGTTACAGCTGAGGTTGAAGATATGTCGACTAAAGGTATTAGTTTATTTGGGAGTACAGAAATTGACCAGTCCTGTAATGGGAAATGCGCTGAGTGCTAG
- a CDS encoding class I SAM-dependent methyltransferase, whose protein sequence is MDFYRSLSEHYDEIFPLKEPLKSFLADYVTQEKLKSILDIGCGTGTFALEISRMGLKVLGVDLSDEMIGISKKKAQGFGGDASFAVADMRDLSTIETEFEGVLCLGNTLAHVSSESELNYVIAEFLKKGTHLLVQTVNYDRMLAARIREFPVIKTSHLTFYRFYDYRPDGKIDFSMKIEFPDTKEVVSGVNILFPITSAVLKKALLEAGWEISGVWGNYEKAPWTENSPATIIAAKHKLVKE, encoded by the coding sequence ATGGATTTTTATCGCTCCTTATCTGAGCATTATGATGAGATATTTCCGTTAAAGGAACCGCTGAAGTCATTTTTAGCTGATTATGTGACCCAAGAAAAGCTAAAATCAATCTTGGATATTGGCTGTGGTACCGGGACATTTGCCTTAGAAATTAGTCGAATGGGTTTAAAAGTACTTGGTGTTGATTTAAGCGATGAGATGATTGGAATTTCCAAGAAAAAGGCCCAGGGGTTTGGGGGAGACGCATCCTTCGCAGTTGCAGACATGCGGGATCTAAGCACAATCGAGACAGAATTCGAAGGTGTATTATGTTTAGGAAATACCTTAGCACATGTTTCCAGTGAATCTGAACTAAATTATGTAATTGCTGAGTTCTTGAAAAAGGGAACTCACCTGTTAGTTCAAACAGTTAACTATGACCGGATGTTGGCTGCGAGAATTCGTGAGTTTCCTGTCATTAAGACCTCTCATCTAACATTTTATCGTTTCTATGATTATAGGCCCGATGGGAAAATTGACTTTTCAATGAAGATTGAATTTCCAGATACCAAAGAAGTTGTCTCTGGGGTCAATATTTTATTTCCAATCACAAGTGCTGTTTTGAAAAAGGCCTTACTCGAGGCAGGTTGGGAGATATCTGGGGTGTGGGGTAATTATGAAAAAGCACCTTGGACGGAGAATTCTCCGGCAACAATTATCGCTGCAAAACACAAACTAGTTAAGGAGTGA